The following proteins are encoded in a genomic region of Sorangiineae bacterium MSr12523:
- a CDS encoding NAD-dependent protein deacetylase, giving the protein MSSTGNEKGIEALAEALRGRRVAVLTGAGVSTESGIPDYRSPDSLARARRPIQGPEFVRSAPLRRRYWARAMVGWEHFRLARPGRAHVALARLESHGVVSRVITQNVDRLHRAAGSQGVIELHGALAEVICLDCGGLEERDALQARMRALNTGWLDGPTPIAPDGDAELPDEMVARFQVPDCLACGGVLKPRVVFFGHNVERPIVEQAYATVDEADALLIAGTSLAVFSGYRFLVRAANRGIPIAIVNRGPVRGEERAMLKIEASTGETLAALESVLGTAA; this is encoded by the coding sequence ATGAGTTCGACGGGGAACGAGAAGGGCATCGAAGCATTGGCCGAAGCATTGCGCGGGCGCCGCGTCGCCGTGTTGACGGGCGCCGGCGTGAGCACCGAATCGGGGATTCCCGATTACCGAAGTCCGGATTCGCTGGCGCGGGCGCGCCGCCCCATTCAAGGGCCCGAATTCGTCCGCTCCGCACCGCTGCGACGGCGCTATTGGGCGCGCGCGATGGTCGGCTGGGAGCATTTTCGATTGGCCCGGCCCGGCCGCGCGCACGTGGCGCTGGCACGGCTCGAGTCACACGGCGTCGTGAGCCGCGTCATCACGCAGAACGTGGACCGGCTGCACCGCGCCGCGGGAAGCCAGGGTGTCATCGAGCTGCACGGCGCCCTGGCCGAGGTCATTTGCCTCGACTGCGGAGGTCTCGAAGAACGCGACGCCCTGCAGGCGCGCATGCGGGCGCTCAACACCGGATGGCTCGACGGGCCCACCCCCATCGCCCCGGACGGCGATGCCGAGCTGCCGGACGAGATGGTCGCGCGCTTTCAAGTGCCCGACTGCCTCGCATGCGGCGGGGTGCTCAAGCCTCGGGTGGTGTTCTTCGGCCACAACGTGGAGCGACCCATCGTGGAACAGGCCTACGCCACCGTGGACGAGGCCGACGCCCTGCTCATCGCGGGAACCTCGCTCGCCGTGTTTTCCGGCTACCGCTTTCTCGTGCGCGCCGCAAACCGCGGCATCCCCATCGCCATCGTGAACCGCGGCCCCGTGCGCGGTGAAGAGCGCGCCATGCTGAAAATCGAGGCCAGCACGGGGGAAACTCTGGCCGCGCTCGAATCGGTGCTGGGCACCGCCGCGTAA
- a CDS encoding Uma2 family endonuclease → MVAVAALQLEDEDGEMPVEDHFVHLDGVTWADYLRLLRIRGDHSAPRMTFCEGLLEIMSPSRHHESIKSLIGRLVEAFCLENDIEFSTYGSWTIKEKKHERGAEPDECYVIGRGPEGRMPKNPRRPDLAIEVVWTAGGINKLEVYRKLQVAEVWYWRRNRLQVYRLRREKYALVERSVVLANIDLALLVKFLDKPTTSQAIRDYRKALSKAK, encoded by the coding sequence ATGGTGGCTGTGGCGGCACTGCAATTGGAGGACGAAGACGGCGAGATGCCGGTCGAAGACCATTTCGTCCACCTGGACGGGGTCACCTGGGCCGATTACTTGCGCCTGCTAAGGATTCGCGGTGATCATTCGGCTCCTCGCATGACGTTTTGCGAGGGGTTGCTCGAGATCATGAGTCCGTCGCGCCATCACGAGTCCATCAAGTCGCTCATCGGCCGCCTGGTAGAGGCTTTCTGCCTGGAGAACGACATCGAGTTCAGCACCTACGGGTCGTGGACGATCAAAGAGAAGAAGCACGAGCGCGGCGCCGAGCCGGATGAATGCTACGTCATCGGCCGCGGGCCGGAAGGCCGGATGCCAAAGAATCCTCGGCGGCCCGATCTCGCGATCGAGGTGGTGTGGACCGCGGGCGGGATCAACAAACTCGAGGTCTATCGCAAACTCCAGGTTGCGGAAGTCTGGTATTGGCGGCGCAATCGCCTTCAGGTTTACCGACTTCGCCGCGAAAAGTATGCACTCGTCGAACGGAGCGTCGTCCTTGCCAACATCGATCTTGCGCTGCTGGTAAAGTTTCTCGACAAGCCGACCACGAGCCAGGCAATTCGCGATTACCGCAAGGCGCTTTCAAAGGCGAAATAG
- a CDS encoding LysR family transcriptional regulator, which produces MSIIDHNHLGGLDLNLLVAFDALITERHVTRAAKRLGIGQSAMSHNLARLRDVFRDELFVRTERGMEATPRARALAVHVNAALAEVQASLKPGGAFDPATAERQFRIGIRDDLEVALIPPLLAHMQRAAPRVRVEVHQLDPDRLLEMIDGDRLDMAIGVFAQGRTIHKRRLLCRSDGYLCLFSREVHDPSKPLSVARYAALPHVRVSSRAECENAIDAALAKKRYERRVVLDTPHALGVPFALRQLHAIATLPRRAALVSAEALGLGTAEVPLTLSGYAIAMLWHASYDRDPAHRWLHDTTARIAGELAE; this is translated from the coding sequence ATGTCCATCATCGATCATAATCATCTTGGTGGTCTCGACCTGAATCTGCTGGTCGCCTTCGATGCGCTCATCACCGAGCGACACGTCACGCGCGCGGCCAAGCGTCTCGGCATCGGGCAGTCGGCCATGAGCCACAACCTCGCCCGATTGCGCGACGTTTTCCGCGACGAGCTCTTCGTCCGTACCGAACGCGGCATGGAGGCGACGCCCCGCGCGCGCGCTCTCGCTGTCCACGTGAATGCCGCGCTCGCGGAGGTGCAAGCCTCGCTCAAGCCGGGCGGTGCGTTCGACCCGGCGACGGCGGAGCGCCAGTTTCGGATCGGCATCCGCGACGATCTCGAGGTTGCCCTCATTCCGCCGCTGCTCGCGCACATGCAACGTGCGGCACCGCGCGTGCGCGTCGAGGTGCATCAGCTCGATCCCGACCGGCTTCTCGAGATGATCGACGGCGATCGGCTCGATATGGCCATCGGCGTCTTCGCCCAAGGGCGCACCATCCACAAGCGGCGGCTGCTCTGCCGCAGCGACGGCTATCTGTGCCTCTTCTCGCGCGAGGTGCACGATCCGAGCAAACCGCTCTCCGTTGCGCGTTACGCCGCTCTTCCCCACGTGCGCGTCTCGTCGCGGGCGGAATGCGAGAATGCCATCGACGCGGCGCTGGCCAAGAAGCGCTACGAGCGCCGTGTCGTGCTCGATACGCCGCACGCGCTCGGCGTGCCGTTCGCGCTGCGGCAGCTTCACGCGATTGCCACGTTGCCGCGGCGTGCGGCATTGGTCAGCGCCGAAGCGCTCGGGCTCGGCACGGCGGAGGTGCCGCTCACGTTGAGCGGCTACGCGATCGCGATGCTGTGGCATGCCTCCTACGACCGGGACCCTGCACACCGCTGGTTGCACGACACGACGGCGCGCATCGCGGGCGAGCTCGCAGAGTGA
- a CDS encoding multicopper oxidase domain-containing protein, with product MHLHALARLTLLAGGIGIGLASGCSSAEEAQQPPEDVQPNENPGADGANGNGGNQFIQPVADRAFSTRLVLPPTLTPTDGADAYQLTIKAGTAQMKPGRATPIVGFNGIFPGPTIIATRGRPISVTQTNAWNENVTIHNHGHKVAADSDGHPIDYIAPGTSKVYSYPNDQPGGTFWYHDHTMDVTGRHVYSGLAGFYIIHDPAEDALHLPSGAYDVPLLLQDKRFAANNDAIFDEREIGAGFHGDTAVVNGVVNPFHEVATRKYRFRLLNGANARIWNLRLNVGGSGTPLPFQVIASDGGLLAAPVNTTSLAMGPGERYDIVVDFANLPLNTRVTMANTARSPGGPDIPALMQFVVARQESDPSTVPATLANITRYKEADAKARANVSLSFNNGDWRMNGRAYDPARIDMVSKLGAVTIWTLTNDSGLMHPFHKHLIEFNVLDINGQPPPPEMRGLKDTLSVPGRSTARIIFKNEGFSGTYVFHCHKLEHEDHRMMLQEGIIP from the coding sequence ATGCACCTTCACGCGCTCGCAAGGTTGACGTTGTTGGCAGGTGGAATCGGTATTGGCCTCGCATCGGGTTGCTCCAGCGCGGAAGAAGCGCAGCAGCCGCCCGAGGACGTTCAACCGAATGAGAATCCGGGGGCCGACGGGGCCAATGGGAATGGTGGGAATCAATTCATCCAGCCGGTGGCGGATCGTGCCTTCTCCACCCGGCTCGTTCTACCGCCGACCCTGACGCCAACGGACGGCGCGGATGCTTATCAGCTGACCATCAAGGCGGGTACCGCGCAAATGAAACCCGGTCGGGCGACACCCATCGTCGGATTCAATGGCATCTTCCCGGGCCCCACGATCATTGCCACCCGCGGACGTCCGATCTCCGTCACGCAAACGAATGCGTGGAACGAGAACGTGACGATTCACAATCACGGACACAAGGTCGCCGCCGACAGTGACGGACACCCCATCGATTACATCGCGCCGGGGACGTCCAAGGTCTATTCGTATCCCAACGATCAACCCGGCGGAACCTTCTGGTACCACGACCATACGATGGACGTGACCGGCCGACACGTTTACAGCGGCCTCGCGGGCTTTTACATCATTCACGATCCGGCGGAGGACGCGCTCCATCTCCCCTCGGGCGCATACGACGTACCGCTCCTGCTGCAGGACAAGCGATTTGCCGCCAACAACGACGCGATTTTCGACGAAAGGGAGATCGGTGCGGGATTCCACGGTGACACGGCCGTCGTCAACGGAGTCGTCAATCCGTTCCACGAGGTGGCCACCCGGAAATACCGTTTTCGTCTACTGAACGGCGCCAATGCGCGTATTTGGAATTTGCGCCTCAACGTCGGCGGTTCGGGAACACCACTCCCGTTCCAAGTCATCGCGTCGGACGGCGGCTTGCTCGCGGCGCCCGTGAACACGACCTCCTTGGCCATGGGCCCGGGCGAGCGATACGACATCGTGGTCGACTTCGCGAATCTCCCCCTCAATACGCGAGTCACCATGGCGAATACGGCCCGATCGCCGGGAGGCCCGGACATTCCCGCGTTGATGCAATTCGTGGTAGCGCGACAGGAGAGCGACCCGAGCACGGTGCCGGCCACGCTGGCGAACATCACGCGCTACAAGGAGGCGGATGCCAAAGCCCGAGCCAATGTTTCCCTGTCCTTCAACAATGGCGATTGGCGCATGAATGGTCGCGCTTACGATCCGGCGCGCATCGATATGGTGTCCAAGCTCGGCGCCGTGACGATTTGGACATTGACCAACGACTCGGGGCTGATGCACCCCTTCCACAAGCACCTGATCGAATTCAATGTTCTCGACATCAACGGCCAGCCGCCCCCGCCCGAGATGCGTGGCCTCAAGGACACCCTGTCCGTCCCCGGGCGGAGTACCGCGCGCATCATTTTCAAGAACGAGGGATTCTCGGGCACGTACGTGTTCCACTGCCACAAGCTGGAACACGAGGATCACCGGATGATGCTCCAGGAAGGCATCATTCCATAA
- a CDS encoding altronate dehydratase family protein, with translation MSSSPLLKLHPRDDVLIAKVRLPAGTMVETEEGPVPLAQTIGAGHKVAYRARAIGEPVHRYGQVIGQCTAPIHPAEHVHVHNLRAVAFPRGERPAEPSRNTTTHAALEPTRFFEGYLRPDGRVGTRNYVAVLSTVNCSATVSHLVRDHFREVQRDFPNVDGVIALTHKSGCGLVSGGDDHATLERVLAGYAHHPNIAAYVVIGLGCEVAQASPMAQRHRLSLLDSGRAPPIIGIQQHGGARKAVAAAIEAIAQLLPLANFARRTTRPASDLILATNCGGSDGYSGITANPALGAAVDELVRLGGTGVLSETTEIFGAEHLLMARAESEAIARKLQERVDWWKTYLAMHNADVGSNPSPGNMAGGITTIAEKSLGGIAKGGTTPLVDVLEYAERITKKGFVYMDTPGYDPVSVTGLVAGGANMVCFTTGRGSVFGSKPVPSLKLASNSALYRHMEDDMDIDCGVVLDGTPVEEVGRRILDEVLAVASGKKTKSELAGMGEAEFAPWMRGPTL, from the coding sequence ATGAGTAGTTCTCCTCTATTGAAACTCCACCCGCGCGACGACGTGCTCATCGCCAAGGTTCGTCTGCCCGCCGGCACCATGGTGGAAACGGAAGAGGGTCCCGTTCCGCTGGCGCAGACCATTGGAGCCGGGCACAAGGTGGCGTACCGGGCGCGTGCAATCGGTGAGCCGGTTCATCGCTACGGCCAGGTCATCGGTCAATGCACGGCGCCCATCCATCCCGCCGAGCACGTACACGTGCACAACCTTCGTGCGGTGGCCTTTCCCCGCGGCGAGCGACCGGCCGAGCCGTCGCGAAACACAACGACGCACGCTGCGCTCGAGCCGACGCGGTTCTTCGAGGGATACCTGCGGCCCGATGGGCGCGTGGGGACGCGGAACTACGTGGCCGTCCTGTCGACGGTGAACTGTTCGGCAACGGTGAGCCATCTCGTGCGGGATCACTTTCGCGAGGTGCAACGCGACTTCCCCAACGTGGACGGCGTGATTGCGCTGACGCACAAGAGCGGGTGCGGGCTCGTCTCCGGCGGGGACGACCACGCGACACTCGAGCGGGTGCTGGCCGGCTATGCGCACCATCCCAACATTGCGGCCTACGTGGTCATCGGCCTTGGCTGCGAGGTCGCGCAGGCGAGTCCCATGGCCCAGCGACATCGCCTCTCGCTGCTCGATTCCGGGCGTGCGCCACCCATCATTGGCATTCAACAACACGGGGGAGCGCGCAAGGCCGTGGCCGCAGCCATCGAGGCCATTGCGCAATTGCTGCCCCTGGCCAACTTTGCACGCCGCACCACGCGCCCTGCCAGCGATTTGATCCTGGCCACGAATTGCGGCGGCTCCGATGGATACTCGGGTATCACGGCCAACCCAGCCCTGGGTGCCGCCGTGGACGAATTGGTGCGCCTCGGCGGGACCGGTGTTCTTTCCGAAACGACGGAGATCTTCGGCGCCGAACACCTGCTCATGGCCCGTGCCGAAAGCGAAGCCATCGCGCGCAAACTGCAAGAGCGCGTCGATTGGTGGAAAACCTATTTGGCCATGCACAACGCCGATGTGGGCAGCAATCCATCGCCGGGGAACATGGCCGGAGGTATTACCACCATCGCGGAAAAGTCATTGGGCGGAATCGCCAAAGGCGGAACGACTCCCTTGGTCGATGTCCTCGAATATGCGGAGCGAATCACCAAAAAGGGATTCGTCTACATGGACACACCCGGCTACGATCCCGTGTCCGTCACCGGCTTGGTGGCCGGCGGGGCCAACATGGTGTGCTTCACCACGGGGCGCGGATCCGTCTTTGGAAGCAAGCCGGTTCCTTCGTTGAAGCTCGCGAGCAACTCGGCATTGTACCGCCACATGGAGGACGACATGGACATCGACTGCGGCGTGGTGCTCGACGGCACACCCGTGGAGGAAGTGGGCCGGCGCATCCTCGACGAGGTCCTCGCCGTCGCCTCGGGTAAGAAGACGAAAAGCGAATTGGCCGGCATGGGAGAAGCGGAATTCGCCCCGTGGATGCGTGGCCCCACCCTCTAA
- the uxaC gene encoding glucuronate isomerase: MTTNGLLSNDRLFPSDPTERAIARRLYEEVRALPIVSPHGHTDPAWFANDEPFPDPAQLLIIPDHYIFRMLYSQGIPLESIGVPSRNGNAGEKDPRKIWRLFAENWYLFRGTPSRIWLTHALNQVFGITERLTPVSADRIYDRIAECLRLPEYRPRALFEKFGIEVLATTESPLDPLTHHKKIRASGWSGKVITAYRPDPVVDPEYDGFRDNVAQLGQITGEDTTNWKGYLNALANRRQYFASFGATSTDHGHPTAATFSLPLSECESLFGKAIQGQLAGAEAERFRGHMLTEMARMSIEDGLVMQIHPGSHRDHNPSLYRAFGKDKGADIPTRTDYVRALKPLLDRFGNDRRLSLIVFTLDETSYSRELAPLAGHYPAMKVGPAWWFFDSPEGMRRYRESVTETAGFYNTVGFNDDTRAFLSIPARHDVARRVDCAFLAKWVADHRLDEDEAAELAVDLAYNLAKRAYKL; the protein is encoded by the coding sequence ATGACGACCAACGGCCTCCTCTCGAACGATCGCCTCTTTCCTTCCGACCCCACGGAGCGCGCCATCGCGCGCCGCCTCTATGAGGAGGTGCGTGCGCTTCCCATCGTCAGCCCACACGGCCACACCGATCCCGCGTGGTTTGCCAACGACGAGCCCTTCCCGGATCCTGCGCAGCTGCTCATCATTCCGGATCATTATATTTTCCGCATGCTCTACAGCCAGGGCATCCCCCTCGAGTCCATTGGGGTGCCCAGCCGAAATGGGAATGCCGGAGAGAAGGACCCGCGCAAGATATGGCGACTCTTCGCGGAGAATTGGTACCTGTTCCGCGGCACCCCCTCGCGCATTTGGCTGACGCATGCCCTGAATCAGGTCTTTGGCATTACCGAGCGACTGACACCGGTGTCAGCTGATCGCATTTACGATCGCATCGCGGAGTGCCTGCGCCTTCCGGAATACCGGCCTCGCGCCCTGTTCGAGAAGTTCGGCATCGAGGTCCTGGCGACGACGGAGTCGCCGCTCGATCCCTTGACGCACCACAAGAAGATTCGCGCCTCGGGCTGGTCGGGAAAGGTCATCACGGCATACCGCCCCGATCCGGTGGTGGATCCGGAATACGATGGATTCCGCGACAACGTGGCGCAGCTCGGCCAGATCACTGGCGAGGATACGACGAACTGGAAAGGCTATTTGAATGCGCTGGCGAATCGCCGGCAGTATTTCGCCTCGTTCGGTGCCACGTCGACCGACCATGGGCACCCCACGGCCGCCACGTTCTCCCTTCCCCTTTCGGAATGCGAATCCTTGTTCGGCAAAGCCATCCAAGGGCAGCTCGCCGGCGCCGAAGCGGAACGGTTCCGTGGGCACATGCTGACGGAAATGGCGCGTATGAGCATCGAGGACGGGCTGGTGATGCAGATCCATCCCGGCTCGCACCGGGATCACAATCCGTCGCTGTACCGGGCCTTCGGGAAAGACAAGGGCGCGGACATTCCGACGCGCACCGATTATGTGCGTGCACTCAAGCCGCTGCTCGATCGATTCGGGAACGATAGGCGCTTGTCCCTCATCGTCTTCACGTTGGACGAAACGTCGTATTCGCGCGAGCTCGCGCCGCTGGCGGGACACTATCCGGCGATGAAGGTCGGCCCGGCATGGTGGTTCTTCGATAGCCCCGAGGGCATGCGGCGCTACCGCGAGAGCGTCACGGAGACGGCGGGGTTCTACAACACGGTCGGCTTCAATGACGATACGCGTGCCTTCCTCTCCATTCCGGCGCGCCACGACGTCGCACGGCGTGTCGACTGTGCCTTCCTGGCCAAGTGGGTCGCCGACCACCGACTCGATGAAGACGAAGCCGCTGAACTGGCCGTCGACCTCGCCTACAACCTGGCGAAACGCGCGTACAAGCTTTAG
- a CDS encoding energy transducer TonB — protein MHNRIHPIFADTFLASLDGLPPQDPRNKRSLVVRLEIVLSREGNVTRVGIVRSSGNRDFDMGALDSVLRAAPFGVAPDIILSYDGRVYLHWEFHRDDYACITINARPFLLVAAPAP, from the coding sequence ATGCACAATCGCATTCATCCGATATTCGCCGACACCTTTCTCGCTTCGCTCGACGGACTTCCTCCGCAGGACCCGCGCAACAAACGCTCATTGGTCGTGCGGCTCGAAATCGTACTTTCCCGTGAGGGAAATGTGACGCGGGTGGGCATCGTGCGGTCGAGCGGCAATCGGGACTTCGATATGGGGGCACTCGATTCCGTCCTTCGAGCGGCGCCCTTCGGGGTGGCTCCAGATATCATTCTCTCTTACGATGGGCGTGTTTACCTCCATTGGGAATTCCATCGCGACGACTACGCGTGCATAACGATCAATGCGCGCCCGTTTCTCCTCGTGGCGGCGCCAGCACCCTAA
- a CDS encoding alpha/beta hydrolase, whose protein sequence is MLSRFAFIFLIVLALVACRHQEARTPPHHEVSFVRTPDGVRTAVQTWGNPKGRPIVFVHGLAQSHLSWTRQVASSLGDEFRLVTYDLRGHGDSDKPLDARYYEEGRRWGEELAAVLDTLGPERPVVVGWSLGGVVIANYLAAHGDARLGGIVLVAAVTTFDRALLGVMPPLASPDLATRIGANRQFLRDCFAVPPTGEEFETMLAYNAQVPREVFAAVPHVSLDGTDAAFARVKVPVLVLQGSEDKLVKMGMAKRSAALVPGSHLAVYEGVGHAPFYERADAFNGDLAAFARRAVME, encoded by the coding sequence ATGCTCTCTCGTTTCGCATTCATCTTTCTCATCGTCCTTGCGCTCGTCGCGTGCCGCCATCAGGAGGCACGCACGCCTCCACACCACGAGGTCTCCTTCGTTCGAACCCCCGACGGCGTTCGGACCGCCGTACAAACCTGGGGCAACCCAAAGGGGCGCCCCATCGTCTTCGTGCACGGCCTCGCCCAGAGTCATCTTTCGTGGACGCGCCAGGTTGCAAGCTCCCTCGGCGACGAGTTTCGGCTCGTCACCTACGATCTCCGCGGGCATGGCGATTCGGACAAGCCGCTCGATGCGCGGTATTACGAAGAAGGCCGCCGTTGGGGCGAGGAGCTTGCGGCGGTGCTCGACACGCTGGGGCCGGAGCGGCCCGTCGTGGTGGGATGGTCGCTCGGCGGCGTGGTGATTGCCAATTACCTCGCCGCACACGGCGATGCACGTCTGGGCGGTATCGTGCTGGTGGCGGCGGTCACCACGTTCGATCGTGCGCTGCTCGGTGTCATGCCGCCGCTTGCATCGCCCGATCTGGCCACGCGCATTGGTGCGAATCGCCAGTTCTTGCGCGATTGCTTCGCCGTTCCGCCCACCGGCGAGGAATTCGAAACGATGCTCGCGTACAATGCACAGGTTCCGCGCGAGGTGTTCGCCGCCGTCCCGCACGTGTCGCTCGACGGCACGGACGCGGCTTTCGCACGCGTCAAAGTTCCCGTGCTGGTTCTGCAAGGCTCCGAGGACAAACTGGTCAAGATGGGCATGGCCAAGCGCTCGGCCGCCCTGGTCCCCGGCTCCCACCTTGCGGTGTACGAAGGCGTGGGCCACGCACCGTTCTACGAGCGCGCCGACGCCTTCAACGGGGACCTCGCAGCCTTCGCACGCCGCGCGGTTATGGAATGA
- a CDS encoding AAA family ATPase — protein MQAVIFVGIQASGKSTFFRERFADSHVRINLDMLRTRHREELLLRACIDGQQRFVADNTNPTIEERSRYITPAKRAGFRITGYFFSAPIAEALRRNATRNAAQRIPDVAIRGTRNRLVLPSFAEGFDELFYVLPSPTGGFLLDEVR, from the coding sequence ATGCAAGCCGTCATCTTCGTCGGCATCCAGGCCTCGGGAAAGTCGACGTTCTTCCGCGAGCGCTTCGCCGACTCCCACGTCCGTATCAATCTGGACATGCTCCGCACGCGGCACCGCGAAGAGTTGCTCCTGCGGGCATGCATCGATGGGCAGCAGCGCTTCGTCGCCGACAACACGAACCCCACCATCGAGGAACGCAGCCGCTACATCACACCGGCCAAGCGGGCCGGCTTCCGCATCACCGGCTATTTTTTCTCCGCCCCCATCGCCGAAGCCCTTCGCCGCAACGCCACCCGCAACGCCGCCCAACGCATCCCCGATGTCGCCATCCGCGGCACCCGCAACCGCCTCGTCCTCCCCTCCTTCGCCGAAGGCTTCGACGAGTTGTTCTACGTCCTCCCTTCCCCCACCGGCGGCTTCCTCTTGGATGAAGTTCGCTAA
- a CDS encoding AAA family ATPase produces MTSLLRLSRKGTVPQDSAHRFPFGVPAIRTLTTLDLSAAVTFFVGENGSGKSTLLEAMACVTELPSLGSDDLGSDDTLAPQRELARDLRLAWNRRSRRGFFLRAEDFFGYLRRQARNDARIRREELEREGLFTDDDVDASITRHVDERFAARHVSRYDARSHGESFIELFEEKVQSGGLYLLDEPEAPLSPKRQLELLRIIRRATKADAQFIIATHSPILLACPGARIFSFDDPPIRAIAYDALEHVRVTRDFLHDPAKYLDDP; encoded by the coding sequence ATGACGAGCCTACTTCGATTGTCGCGCAAGGGGACGGTGCCCCAAGATTCCGCACATCGTTTTCCGTTCGGCGTCCCTGCGATTCGCACGCTCACCACATTGGATCTCAGTGCGGCGGTCACCTTCTTCGTCGGCGAGAACGGGTCGGGGAAATCGACCCTCCTCGAGGCCATGGCCTGCGTGACCGAGCTACCATCCTTGGGCAGCGACGATCTCGGCTCCGACGACACACTGGCACCGCAGCGCGAGCTCGCGCGCGATCTGCGCCTCGCCTGGAACCGGCGCTCACGTCGTGGCTTTTTTCTTCGGGCCGAGGACTTTTTCGGGTACCTGCGACGACAGGCCCGCAACGATGCGCGCATCCGTCGCGAAGAGCTCGAGCGCGAGGGACTGTTCACGGATGACGATGTCGATGCCTCGATCACGCGGCACGTCGATGAGCGCTTCGCGGCACGCCACGTCAGCCGCTACGACGCGCGCTCGCACGGGGAGAGCTTCATCGAGCTCTTCGAAGAGAAGGTGCAATCGGGCGGTCTGTACTTGCTCGACGAGCCCGAGGCACCGCTGTCGCCAAAGCGTCAGCTCGAGCTCCTGAGGATCATCCGCCGCGCGACCAAGGCCGATGCCCAATTCATCATCGCGACGCACTCGCCCATTCTTCTGGCATGCCCCGGCGCGCGCATCTTCAGCTTCGACGACCCCCCTATCCGAGCCATCGCCTACGATGCATTGGAGCACGTGAGAGTCACCCGCGATTTCCTCCACGATCCGGCGAAGTACCTCGACGATCCGTAA
- a CDS encoding redoxin domain-containing protein has translation MQALAAVIGRRGLLPIATGVLVFLGVPLFVALDRHLPPPWRERPLPFELVAVLGAAIAIVYARRAPRQQQTIAFGCAIACSVNAGIVIGYLRFGYHQLPRPPAAFPIGTHMQQPLTLMDQNGANVDVSGAKSPVLLMVFRGAWCPSCRSELDRLAQQVPRFASTGIRVYGISSDPPDALLHLQQSQKLPFSLLSDPEQKATSLCGTSMHCLLLFDRRDVLRWGGYSETWRDPPRYEEVLQAAYHFL, from the coding sequence GTGCAAGCACTGGCGGCTGTGATTGGGCGGCGTGGGCTACTTCCCATTGCGACCGGGGTACTCGTTTTTCTTGGCGTGCCGCTGTTCGTGGCGCTCGATCGGCACTTGCCGCCTCCGTGGAGGGAGCGCCCGCTCCCGTTCGAATTGGTAGCGGTGCTCGGCGCCGCCATCGCCATCGTGTATGCGCGACGCGCGCCGCGGCAGCAACAGACCATCGCGTTCGGGTGCGCCATTGCATGCAGCGTCAATGCAGGCATCGTCATTGGCTATCTCCGATTCGGTTATCACCAGCTTCCGCGTCCGCCGGCAGCATTTCCCATCGGAACGCACATGCAGCAGCCCCTCACGTTGATGGACCAAAATGGAGCGAACGTCGATGTGTCGGGGGCCAAAAGCCCCGTGCTGCTCATGGTCTTTCGTGGCGCCTGGTGCCCTTCGTGTCGCTCCGAGTTGGATCGGCTAGCGCAGCAGGTGCCACGTTTCGCCTCTACGGGCATTCGCGTTTATGGAATCAGCAGCGATCCACCGGATGCGCTCTTGCACCTGCAGCAATCCCAAAAGCTGCCATTTTCGTTGCTCTCGGATCCCGAGCAAAAGGCAACTTCCCTGTGTGGGACATCGATGCACTGTTTGCTTTTGTTCGATCGACGGGACGTACTGCGATGGGGCGGCTACAGCGAAACCTGGCGCGATCCGCCACGGTACGAGGAAGTACTCCAAGCTGCATATCACTTCCTCTAA